A genomic window from Micromonospora violae includes:
- a CDS encoding alpha/beta fold hydrolase: protein MSDTSSGEPARNVVLVHGAYADGSSWSDVIPLLQRAGLTVTAVQNPLTSLADDVAATNRALNRQDGPTVLAGHSWAGTVISEAGNHPMVTALVYVAARAPDAGEDYAALAAKFPTPPANAGLVHHDGYAQLSESAFLSDFAGGVDDARARALYAVQGPIADDLFKGRTTTAAWRDKPCYYSISTQDRTTAPELERFLADRMNATTIEVESSHLAMVTHPETIADLILMAARGTPASA from the coding sequence ATGAGCGACACGTCTTCGGGCGAGCCCGCCCGCAACGTCGTTCTGGTCCACGGCGCGTACGCCGACGGTTCCTCCTGGTCCGACGTCATCCCGCTCCTGCAACGGGCCGGGCTCACGGTCACCGCGGTGCAGAACCCGCTGACCTCCCTGGCCGACGATGTCGCCGCCACCAACCGCGCCCTCAACCGTCAGGACGGGCCGACGGTGCTGGCGGGCCACTCGTGGGCCGGCACGGTCATCAGCGAGGCCGGTAACCATCCGATGGTCACCGCCCTGGTGTACGTCGCGGCCCGCGCGCCGGATGCCGGGGAGGACTACGCCGCGCTCGCCGCGAAGTTCCCCACGCCACCGGCGAACGCGGGTCTCGTGCACCACGACGGGTACGCGCAGCTGAGCGAGAGCGCCTTCCTGAGCGACTTCGCCGGTGGCGTCGACGACGCCCGCGCCCGCGCCCTGTACGCGGTGCAGGGCCCCATCGCGGACGACCTCTTCAAAGGCCGCACGACGACGGCCGCGTGGCGGGACAAGCCCTGCTACTACTCGATCTCCACGCAGGACCGCACGACCGCGCCGGAGCTGGAGCGGTTCCTGGCTGATCGGATGAATGCGACGACCATTGAGGTCGAGTCATCGCATCTGGCCATGGTCACCCACCCGGAGACGATCGCCGACCTCATCCTCATGGCGGCCAGGGGCACCCCCGCTTCCGCGTAG
- a CDS encoding ThuA domain-containing protein: protein MRSRPRLLALVTGLAVMLASLVALPTPASAAPLTKVLVFSKTAGFRHSSIPNGIAAIQQLGSANGFTVTSTEDSGQFTTSNLAQYQAVVFLSTTGDVLNASQQTAFESYIAAGGGYVGVHAAADTEYSWPWYGQLVGAYFDSHPAIQNATVRIEDNTNPSTAHLPANWVRSDEWYNYRTNPRSSARILANLDESSYSGGNMSGDHPITWCKAYGGGRAWYTGLGHTEASYTDPNFTRMLLGGLQVAAGSVTADCSPRTTTPPPTATGSTLRARANNQYVSALNSTTPLIANRSSVGTTERFDLVNLANGNVALRAKGNGQYVAAENAGAGSLIANRATAGAWETFQLVRNSDGTVSLRATVNNRYVAAENAGASALIANRTSIGQWEKFDLVTTN, encoded by the coding sequence ATGCGTTCCCGTCCCCGCCTGTTGGCACTCGTCACCGGCCTGGCAGTCATGCTGGCCAGTCTGGTCGCCCTGCCGACACCCGCCTCGGCGGCACCACTGACCAAGGTCCTGGTGTTCAGCAAGACCGCCGGCTTCCGGCACTCGTCGATTCCGAACGGCATCGCCGCGATCCAACAGCTCGGCTCGGCAAACGGCTTCACCGTGACGTCCACCGAGGACTCGGGTCAGTTCACCACCTCCAACCTGGCCCAGTACCAGGCGGTGGTCTTCCTGTCGACGACCGGCGACGTTCTCAACGCCAGCCAGCAGACGGCCTTCGAGTCGTACATCGCCGCAGGTGGCGGCTACGTCGGCGTGCACGCCGCCGCCGACACCGAGTACAGCTGGCCGTGGTACGGCCAGCTGGTCGGTGCGTACTTCGACTCGCACCCGGCGATCCAGAACGCGACCGTGCGGATCGAGGACAACACCAACCCGTCGACGGCGCACCTCCCGGCGAACTGGGTCCGCTCCGACGAGTGGTACAACTACCGCACCAACCCCCGCTCCAGCGCGCGCATCCTCGCCAACCTCGACGAGTCGTCCTACAGCGGCGGCAACATGAGCGGCGACCACCCGATCACCTGGTGCAAGGCGTACGGCGGCGGACGGGCCTGGTACACCGGCCTCGGGCACACCGAGGCGTCGTACACCGACCCGAACTTCACCCGGATGCTGCTCGGCGGCCTCCAGGTCGCTGCCGGCTCGGTAACGGCCGACTGCTCCCCGCGGACGACCACCCCGCCGCCCACCGCCACCGGCTCCACCCTGCGGGCCCGCGCCAACAACCAGTACGTCAGCGCGCTCAACTCCACCACCCCGCTGATCGCCAACCGCAGCAGCGTCGGCACCACCGAGCGGTTCGACCTGGTCAACCTCGCCAACGGCAACGTGGCGCTGCGCGCCAAGGGCAACGGGCAGTACGTCGCGGCGGAGAACGCCGGGGCCGGCTCGCTGATCGCCAACCGGGCCACCGCCGGTGCCTGGGAGACGTTCCAGTTGGTGCGCAACTCCGACGGCACGGTGAGCCTGCGGGCCACGGTGAACAACCGGTACGTCGCCGCCGAGAACGCGGGCGCCTCCGCGCTGATCGCCAACCGGACCTCCATCGGCCAGTGGGAGAAGTTCGACCTGGTCACCACCAACTGA